The following proteins come from a genomic window of Actinopolyspora saharensis:
- the asnB gene encoding asparagine synthase (glutamine-hydrolyzing), whose amino-acid sequence MCRIYGHFGGHVPDDRLRAVARLQRHGGPDAQTHHGADTWALGNNRLAIVDLDHGEQPYTLGDSIHVVFNGEIYNHRELRERLRGFGYTFTDHCDGSILPALYHRYGTDFPEHLDGMFAVAVVDLRAEPKLVLATDEAGMKPLYYHQDPSTGTLSFSSELPALLSMPGVDRSVWTEGLDSYLSTKTPFGERTMFAAVRVLPRAATAEFTERSGLRVHRRTPAPADVETGDLNQAGERLREVLSREVGRLRLGDVPVSAITSGGLDSSLVTALLAPGVPDLHSFNIAYRGDWPFDEREYARAVAEYAGTNYHQVESDPEDFPDLLDEVVWHLGQPNADPITISTYVLFRAVHDAGFKVAVTGDAADEMFGGYGRMRQALRDGSDWADRYVESLAAVPRGLRERLYTAEYRDHLRRQGTASERIKHDLLADGRDRLEAITELEVDERLPAYHLRRVDHLSMASSVEVRLPFCQPEVTRLARGLPRDLRIRGDEGKRALYAAAKGRLPDSVLNRSKQPFTLPITSMLTEGNKLLEFARQTLSPDEVAGDGRLDPRAVGELIDHQAAEPTDEKALAVWSLMIHQVWIRRMGAGTGAHRELAEETV is encoded by the coding sequence ATGTGCCGCATCTACGGACACTTCGGGGGTCACGTACCCGACGATCGATTACGGGCGGTCGCCCGGTTGCAGCGCCACGGCGGGCCGGACGCGCAGACCCACCACGGCGCCGACACCTGGGCCCTGGGCAACAATCGACTGGCCATAGTGGATCTCGATCACGGGGAGCAGCCGTACACCCTGGGGGACTCCATCCACGTGGTGTTCAACGGTGAGATCTACAACCACCGCGAACTGCGCGAACGGCTGCGCGGTTTCGGGTACACCTTCACCGACCACTGCGACGGCTCGATCCTGCCCGCGCTGTACCACCGCTACGGCACCGACTTCCCCGAACACCTGGACGGGATGTTCGCCGTGGCCGTGGTGGACCTGCGCGCGGAGCCCAAACTGGTGCTGGCCACGGACGAGGCCGGCATGAAGCCCCTGTACTACCACCAGGACCCCTCGACGGGCACCCTGTCGTTCTCCTCCGAGCTCCCCGCTCTGCTGAGCATGCCGGGAGTCGACCGGAGCGTGTGGACCGAAGGGCTGGACTCGTACCTATCCACCAAGACGCCCTTCGGGGAACGCACCATGTTCGCCGCGGTGAGGGTGTTGCCGCGCGCGGCCACGGCGGAGTTCACGGAGCGTTCCGGCCTGCGAGTGCACCGCAGGACCCCCGCCCCGGCCGACGTCGAGACCGGTGATCTGAACCAGGCCGGGGAACGGCTCCGCGAGGTCCTCTCCCGCGAGGTGGGGCGGCTGCGGCTCGGAGATGTCCCGGTCTCGGCCATCACCAGCGGCGGACTCGACTCCAGCCTGGTCACGGCGCTGCTGGCTCCCGGTGTTCCGGACCTACACAGCTTCAACATCGCCTACCGGGGTGATTGGCCGTTCGACGAACGTGAGTACGCCCGTGCCGTCGCCGAGTACGCCGGTACCAACTACCACCAGGTCGAGTCCGATCCGGAGGACTTCCCGGATCTGCTCGACGAAGTCGTCTGGCACCTGGGGCAACCCAACGCCGACCCGATCACGATCAGCACCTACGTGCTGTTCCGGGCGGTGCACGACGCGGGCTTCAAGGTGGCCGTCACCGGCGACGCCGCCGACGAGATGTTCGGTGGTTACGGCCGGATGCGGCAGGCGCTGCGGGACGGATCGGACTGGGCCGACCGGTACGTGGAGTCGTTGGCGGCTGTCCCACGTGGATTGCGCGAGCGGTTGTACACCGCGGAGTACCGGGATCACCTGCGGCGGCAGGGAACCGCTTCGGAACGGATCAAGCACGATCTGCTGGCCGACGGCAGGGACAGGCTGGAGGCGATCACCGAGCTCGAGGTGGACGAACGTCTTCCCGCCTACCACCTGCGACGTGTCGACCACCTGAGCATGGCCAGCTCGGTGGAGGTCCGCCTCCCGTTCTGCCAACCCGAGGTCACACGGCTGGCGCGTGGACTCCCCCGAGATCTGCGAATCAGGGGTGACGAGGGAAAGCGCGCGCTCTACGCGGCGGCGAAGGGGCGGCTGCCGGATTCGGTCCTCAACCGGAGCAAACAGCCTTTCACGCTGCCGATTACCTCGATGCTGACCGAGGGCAACAAGCTCCTCGAATTCGCGAGGCAGACCCTGTCCCCCGACGAGGTCGCCGGGGACGGGCGACTCGACCCGCGGGCGGTCGGCGAGCTGATCGATCACCAGGCCGCCGAGCCCACCGACGAGAAGGCACTGGCCGTGTGGTCGTTGATGATCCACCAGGTCTGGATCCGGCGAATGGGGGCCGGAACAGGTGCACACCGGGAACTCGCGGAGGAGACCGTCTGA
- a CDS encoding cupin domain-containing protein, which yields MDILPGSVWRLGWALEEENVVVVFRGDGHGDVTSERSPLRRGDALYSPTGRTLELRAGDEGLMVYVWRTGLLGDEPRSRSPRISSELGNTETQLRGFTGTGEVQARDETAVMNFVFWPGTGSNRLCLHCGTMQPGQTFNVHVHPESEEAFIAFEGRGQFYLEDGWYEAEAGDVLFAPPGVPHGTSYPAEDAEAPNFVTCGGPTPFDPVLYARAGVSAEVR from the coding sequence CGGCAGCGTGTGGCGGCTCGGCTGGGCGCTGGAGGAGGAGAACGTCGTCGTGGTGTTCCGCGGCGACGGCCACGGGGACGTGACTTCCGAGCGGTCCCCGCTGCGCAGGGGGGACGCGTTGTACTCCCCGACGGGGCGAACCCTGGAGCTGCGCGCGGGCGACGAAGGACTGATGGTCTACGTGTGGCGCACCGGGCTGCTGGGAGACGAACCACGCTCCCGTAGTCCCCGGATCAGCAGCGAACTGGGCAACACCGAGACGCAACTGCGCGGTTTCACCGGGACCGGTGAAGTCCAGGCCAGGGACGAGACGGCCGTCATGAACTTCGTCTTCTGGCCCGGCACCGGCAGCAACAGGCTCTGCCTGCACTGCGGAACCATGCAGCCGGGCCAGACCTTCAACGTGCACGTGCATCCGGAAAGCGAGGAGGCCTTCATCGCCTTCGAAGGGCGTGGGCAGTTCTACCTCGAGGACGGTTGGTACGAGGCGGAAGCGGGCGACGTGCTCTTCGCCCCACCGGGCGTGCCCCACGGAACCAGTTATCCGGCCGAGGACGCGGAGGCACCGAACTTCGTCACCTGCGGCGGTCCCACCCCCTTCGACCCAGTGCTCTACGCCCGCGCGGGCGTCTCGGCGGAAGTGAGGTAA